In Providencia sneebia DSM 19967, one DNA window encodes the following:
- the ftsI gene encoding peptidoglycan glycosyltransferase FtsI, translated as MKAPKTAKNRNREENTSFVSWRFALLCGCILLALTGLLVRVAYLQIIAPEKLVKEGDMRSLRVQEIDTARGMISDREGRQLAVSVPVNAIWADPKVVFEKGGISNDEHWKALADALDIPLDQIKTKISANPKGRFVYLARQVNPSIGEYITKLKVPGIYLRKESRRYYPSGPVTAHLIGVTNVDGDGIEGVEKSFDRWLKGSPGERTVRKDRNGRVIETVSSVDSQAAHNLVLSIDERIQSIVYRELTKGVIENKAESGIAILVDVQTGEILAMANSPSYNPNNLAGTPMDAMRNRAITDIFEPGSTVKPLVVMSALHNKIVKENTVLNTYPYRINGHEIKDVARYAELSITGILQKSSNVGVSKLALAMPATELVDVYSNFGFGKPTNLGLVGESSGIFPSKKTRWSDLDRATFSFGYGQMVTPLQLARAYATIGSFGIYRPLSITKVDPPVPGTRVFPEQVMRKVVHMMESVALPGGGGTRAAIKGYRIAIKTGTAKKVGPEGRYIEKYIAYTAGVAPASNPRYALVVLINEPNAGKYYGGAVSAPVFGAIMGGVLRMMNIEPDALQQNDNNSIVTNKKEVKSGRS; from the coding sequence ATGAAAGCACCTAAAACAGCTAAAAACAGGAATCGTGAAGAAAATACCAGCTTTGTAAGCTGGCGTTTTGCTTTGCTGTGCGGCTGTATCTTATTAGCTTTAACGGGACTGCTGGTGCGGGTTGCTTATTTGCAAATCATCGCGCCAGAAAAATTAGTCAAAGAAGGGGATATGCGCTCCTTGCGTGTGCAGGAAATTGATACTGCGCGCGGCATGATAAGTGATAGAGAAGGTCGCCAGTTAGCGGTGAGTGTGCCTGTTAATGCGATTTGGGCTGATCCTAAAGTGGTATTTGAAAAAGGTGGTATCAGTAATGATGAGCATTGGAAAGCATTAGCTGATGCACTTGATATTCCCTTAGATCAAATTAAGACGAAAATATCAGCAAATCCCAAAGGGCGTTTTGTGTACTTGGCGCGTCAGGTTAACCCGTCAATTGGTGAATATATTACAAAACTGAAAGTGCCGGGCATTTATCTACGCAAAGAATCACGCCGTTATTACCCTTCAGGGCCTGTTACAGCTCATCTAATTGGTGTAACTAATGTTGATGGTGATGGTATTGAAGGCGTTGAGAAAAGTTTTGATCGTTGGCTAAAAGGCTCTCCAGGCGAAAGAACGGTTAGGAAAGATCGCAATGGGCGCGTAATTGAAACTGTTTCGTCAGTAGATAGTCAAGCCGCGCATAACTTAGTGCTGAGTATTGACGAACGCATTCAGTCTATTGTTTATCGCGAGTTAACCAAAGGTGTTATCGAAAACAAAGCTGAATCGGGTATTGCTATTCTTGTTGATGTACAAACAGGGGAAATTTTAGCGATGGCAAACAGCCCATCCTATAACCCGAATAATTTGGCTGGTACGCCAATGGATGCGATGCGTAACCGTGCAATCACCGATATTTTCGAGCCAGGTTCTACTGTGAAACCGCTGGTGGTAATGAGTGCGCTACACAATAAGATAGTGAAAGAAAATACTGTATTGAATACCTATCCATACCGGATAAACGGTCATGAGATCAAAGATGTGGCCCGATATGCTGAGTTATCAATAACGGGTATTTTGCAGAAGTCGAGTAACGTTGGTGTTTCAAAACTAGCGTTAGCGATGCCAGCTACAGAGTTAGTGGATGTTTATAGCAACTTTGGGTTTGGCAAGCCGACTAATCTGGGGTTAGTCGGGGAAAGTAGTGGCATATTTCCAAGTAAAAAAACACGGTGGTCTGATTTAGATAGGGCCACCTTTTCTTTCGGGTATGGGCAAATGGTCACACCGCTACAACTAGCCCGTGCTTATGCAACAATTGGTAGCTTTGGCATTTATCGCCCGCTATCAATCACTAAAGTGGATCCGCCAGTGCCGGGAACGCGAGTGTTCCCTGAGCAAGTTATGCGCAAAGTTGTTCACATGATGGAAAGTGTTGCGTTACCGGGGGGTGGGGGAACACGCGCTGCCATAAAAGGGTATCGTATTGCGATTAAAACGGGTACTGCGAAAAAAGTCGGCCCAGAAGGGCGATATATAGAAAAATATATTGCCTACACAGCAGGTGTTGCACCAGCAAGTAATCCGCGTTATGCCCTTGTTGTCCTCATCAATGAGCCAAATGCAGGGAAATATTATGGTGGTGCGGTATCTGCACCCGTATTTGGTGCCATTATGGGCGGGGTCTTGCGCATGATGAATATAGAACCAGATGCATTACAGCAAAATGATAACAATAGCATCGTGACCAATAAGAAAGAGGTTAAAAGTGGTAGATCGTAA
- the ftsL gene encoding cell division protein FtsL, protein MIPERHSLGKVIGRDLFRYGIIPLILLAAIIISALFVVTTAHETRLLTAEKDKLYEEKDALDIEWRNLILEENALANHSRVERLSVEKLQMVHVEPSQENIIVSK, encoded by the coding sequence ATGATCCCTGAAAGGCATAGCTTAGGGAAAGTGATTGGGCGAGATTTATTTCGTTATGGAATTATTCCATTAATTTTACTTGCTGCGATCATAATTAGCGCTTTATTTGTCGTGACAACGGCGCATGAAACGCGCTTGTTAACCGCAGAAAAAGATAAATTATATGAAGAAAAGGACGCGCTGGACATTGAATGGCGTAATTTGATCCTTGAAGAGAATGCACTAGCAAACCATAGCCGAGTAGAGCGCTTATCGGTAGAGAAACTACAGATGGTTCATGTTGAACCATCCCAAGAAAATATTATTGTCTCTAAGTAG
- the rsmH gene encoding 16S rRNA (cytosine(1402)-N(4))-methyltransferase RsmH, whose amino-acid sequence MTQQQFKHVTVLLDEAVNGLNIKPNGIYIDGTFGRGGHSRLILSQLNEDGRLIAIDRDPEAIKVAKEITDPRFMIKHGPFSAIAEYVEEEGLVGKIDGVLLDLGVSSPQLDDPERGFSFMRDGPLDMRMDPTRGQSAQEWLMKAEADDIAWVLKTFGEERFAKRIARAIVERNNNPEQEPLTRTRQLAELIAQVSPLKERHKHPATRSFQAIRIYINSELEEIEKALNGAVTVLAPEGRLSVISFHSLEDRLVKRFIRQNSKGPSVPAGIPLTEAQIRELGAAKLREAGKMKPSEAEVDENPRARSSVLRFAERIV is encoded by the coding sequence ATGACTCAGCAGCAATTTAAACATGTAACAGTACTGCTTGATGAAGCAGTTAATGGCCTGAATATTAAGCCAAATGGTATCTATATCGATGGCACATTTGGTCGAGGCGGTCACTCAAGGCTAATTTTGAGCCAGTTAAATGAAGATGGACGGCTGATTGCGATTGACCGTGACCCAGAGGCGATTAAGGTTGCAAAAGAGATTACTGACCCGAGATTTATGATTAAACATGGTCCGTTCTCTGCTATTGCTGAATATGTTGAAGAAGAAGGCTTAGTTGGAAAAATTGATGGGGTATTGCTGGATTTAGGTGTTTCATCACCGCAATTAGATGATCCAGAGCGCGGTTTTTCCTTTATGCGAGATGGGCCACTGGATATGCGCATGGACCCAACCAGGGGACAATCAGCGCAAGAATGGCTGATGAAAGCTGAAGCTGATGATATTGCTTGGGTACTCAAAACATTTGGCGAAGAGCGTTTTGCTAAGCGAATTGCACGGGCAATTGTGGAGCGTAATAATAATCCAGAACAGGAGCCTTTAACACGCACACGCCAGCTTGCAGAGCTAATTGCTCAAGTGAGTCCATTAAAAGAAAGACATAAACACCCTGCAACGCGAAGCTTTCAAGCGATACGTATCTACATTAACAGTGAATTAGAAGAGATAGAAAAAGCGTTGAATGGTGCTGTAACTGTCTTGGCACCAGAAGGTCGTTTATCAGTGATTAGTTTCCATTCATTGGAAGATAGATTAGTAAAACGGTTTATACGCCAAAATAGCAAAGGGCCAAGTGTTCCTGCTGGGATCCCTTTAACAGAAGCCCAAATTCGAGAATTGGGCGCGGCTAAGTTGCGCGAGGCGGGCAAGATGAAACCGTCTGAAGCTGAAGTGGATGAAAACCCACGAGCACGTAGCTCGGTATTACGTTTTGCTGAAAGGATTGTGTGA
- the mraZ gene encoding division/cell wall cluster transcriptional repressor MraZ translates to MFRGATLVNLDSKGRLTVPTRYRGMLSEESKGQMVCTIDLHQPCLLLYTLPEWEIIEEKLSRLSTMNPAERRVQRLLLGHASECQMDNAGRLLLANTLRQHAGLTKEVMLVGQINKFELWDEQTWYQQVAEDITAERQIQEPLSARLQDLSL, encoded by the coding sequence ATGTTTCGTGGGGCTACGCTGGTAAATCTCGACAGCAAAGGGCGACTTACCGTGCCTACTCGATATCGGGGAATGCTGAGCGAGGAATCCAAGGGGCAGATGGTGTGTACCATCGACCTCCACCAACCATGCCTGTTGCTATATACCTTGCCCGAGTGGGAAATCATAGAAGAGAAGCTTTCGCGCCTATCAACCATGAATCCAGCAGAAAGGCGCGTACAACGTCTCTTATTAGGACATGCCAGCGAATGTCAGATGGATAATGCAGGACGTCTTTTGCTAGCTAACACGTTGCGTCAACACGCAGGGCTAACAAAAGAAGTCATGCTGGTAGGTCAAATAAATAAATTTGAACTTTGGGATGAACAGACTTGGTATCAGCAAGTTGCAGAAGATATTACTGCTGAGCGCCAAATACAAGAACCTCTGTCAGCCCGTTTACAGGATTTGTCACTATAA